The Opitutales bacterium ASA1 genome window below encodes:
- a CDS encoding glycosyltransferase family A protein, with amino-acid sequence MRISVVIPTKDSATTIAAQLEAVAAQTCRAPWEVIVADNGSRDGTRTIVAAFHERLPDVRLVEAANRAGAAHARNQGVAEARGERIAFCDSDDVVAPGWLEAIDKALDTHEIVGGPLVSREINEPWLLRTRPWLENLERGVAPDAFLPWVASANLGVRRELHERIAGFDEHLRAQEDQDYCWRAQLAGATLGFASDAKVHYRLRTDLKGIYRQALTYGEYYPALFRKFAPHGLRTVPVSAATWLRLWGLPALLLRDLPRALGKRESMATWALRLGLRVGSLRGTVRFRHPLLL; translated from the coding sequence ATGAGGATCAGCGTCGTCATCCCCACGAAGGACAGTGCCACGACAATCGCGGCCCAGCTCGAAGCCGTCGCGGCACAGACCTGTCGCGCGCCCTGGGAAGTGATCGTGGCCGACAACGGATCCCGCGACGGCACCCGGACGATCGTCGCCGCATTTCACGAACGCCTGCCCGACGTGCGACTCGTCGAGGCGGCAAACCGCGCCGGCGCGGCGCACGCGCGCAACCAAGGCGTGGCGGAAGCGCGCGGAGAACGCATCGCCTTCTGCGACTCCGACGACGTCGTCGCTCCGGGTTGGTTGGAGGCCATCGACAAGGCGCTCGACACACACGAGATCGTCGGCGGACCTCTCGTCTCGCGCGAGATCAACGAGCCGTGGCTGCTCCGCACTCGGCCGTGGTTGGAAAATCTCGAACGAGGCGTCGCCCCGGACGCCTTCCTTCCCTGGGTCGCATCGGCCAACCTCGGCGTACGACGCGAACTCCACGAACGCATCGCCGGCTTCGACGAACACCTCCGGGCGCAGGAAGACCAAGACTACTGCTGGCGCGCGCAACTCGCAGGTGCGACTCTCGGATTCGCCTCGGACGCCAAGGTCCACTATCGCCTTCGCACCGACCTGAAGGGCATTTACCGCCAAGCCCTGACCTACGGAGAGTACTACCCGGCCCTCTTTCGCAAGTTCGCGCCTCACGGACTCCGCACGGTTCCGGTGTCGGCGGCGACTTGGTTGCGCCTTTGGGGGCTACCTGCGTTGTTGTTGCGCGATCTGCCGCGCGCGCTCGGCAAGCGCGAGTCGATGGCCACCTGGGCGTTGCGTCTCGGCCTGCGCGTCGGCAGTCTCCGCGGTACCGTGCGCTTTCGCCACCCGCTGCTCCTGTGA
- a CDS encoding glycosyltransferase family A protein: MGRRLMSAGLSVIIPCRNAAGTLGRQLEALAGQPRADLVEIIVADNGSRDATVEVARECSARLRMPEVRVIDASARAGASFARNCGAAHARGDRLAFCDGDDVVGPEWIKAMSAALSRFAIVTGPLIYGTLNESWVVDSRRSTHEDPSKRAPTAGWMPFAIGANVGTTRAAFDAVGGFDESMPASEDIDFSWRVQLTGGTFHFEPRAVVHYHLRHSLGAIFRQARFYAQWYVCLVRKHAAAGCPHEPMTPRMVARKWKRTLVHLPRRIGHRAGRAQLIFEIGTHLGRMQGSVRFKYGVP, from the coding sequence ATGGGTCGACGCCTCATGAGTGCAGGGTTGAGTGTGATCATTCCGTGTCGCAATGCCGCCGGGACCCTTGGTCGGCAACTGGAGGCTTTGGCCGGTCAACCGCGCGCGGATCTCGTGGAAATCATCGTCGCGGACAACGGCTCTCGAGACGCCACCGTCGAAGTCGCGCGCGAGTGTTCGGCCCGGTTGCGTATGCCCGAGGTTCGGGTGATCGACGCCTCCGCCCGCGCCGGCGCGTCGTTTGCACGCAACTGCGGCGCGGCGCACGCACGGGGCGACCGACTGGCGTTCTGCGACGGCGACGACGTCGTCGGGCCGGAGTGGATCAAGGCCATGAGCGCAGCTCTAAGCCGTTTCGCCATCGTAACCGGTCCGCTGATTTACGGGACGCTCAACGAGAGCTGGGTCGTCGACTCGAGAAGGAGCACTCACGAAGACCCCTCGAAACGAGCACCGACCGCCGGGTGGATGCCCTTTGCGATCGGTGCCAACGTGGGAACGACGCGCGCAGCGTTCGATGCCGTGGGTGGTTTCGACGAGAGCATGCCGGCATCGGAAGACATCGACTTCTCTTGGCGTGTGCAGCTCACCGGCGGGACGTTTCATTTCGAGCCACGAGCGGTCGTCCACTACCACCTCCGACATTCGCTCGGTGCCATCTTCCGGCAGGCACGGTTCTACGCCCAGTGGTACGTGTGTCTCGTCCGAAAACACGCCGCCGCCGGTTGTCCGCACGAACCGATGACGCCTCGCATGGTGGCTCGCAAATGGAAGCGCACGCTCGTGCACCTGCCCCGGCGCATCGGTCACCGCGCGGGCAGGGCTCAGCTGATCTTCGAAATCGGCACGCACCTCGGCCGCATGCAGGGAAGCGTCCGCTTCAAATACGGAGTTCCGTAG